A region of Canis lupus familiaris isolate Mischka breed German Shepherd chromosome 38, alternate assembly UU_Cfam_GSD_1.0, whole genome shotgun sequence DNA encodes the following proteins:
- the CD48 gene encoding CD48 antigen isoform X1: protein MIAVSGSNVSLHISNLPALSRVTWFYTANQKIVEWESNRTNFFNSKFKNRASLDESYALCIYKVQKEDSSTYILRVLKDSGKEEDWTISLEVLDPVRKPGIKIQTLQEVNNSCHLKLSCEISGQSANYTWYGNSGPLPTDLQSPVLEITVYRQNFSSYYTCQASNPVSSKNDTIYFSSLCKLAKSSGVAWIATWLIVMVPIVPGLLWT from the exons ATGATCGCCGTCTCTGGCAGCAACGTGAGCCTACACATCTCCAATTTGCCTGCTCTCTCCAGGGTCACCTGGTTTTACACCGCCAACCAGAAGATTGTAGAATGGGAGTCCAACAGGACTAACTTCTTCAATTCTAAGTTTAAGAACAGAGCTAGTCTTGATGAAAGCTATGCACTATGCATCTACAAGGTCCAGAAAGAGGACAGCAGCACCTACATCCTGAGGGTGCTGAAGGACTCTGGAAAAGAGGAGGACTGGACTATCTCACTGGAGGTACTTG ATCCTGTACGTAAACCTGGCATCAAAATTCAGACGTTACAGGAGGTGAACAATAGCTGTCATCTGAAACTGTCATGTGAGATCTCAGGCCAATCAGCAAACTACACCTGGTATGGGAACTCAGGGCCCTTGCCCACAGATCTCCAGAGTCCTGTGCTTGAAATTACTGTTTACCGACAAAATTTTTCCAGCTATTACACCTGCCAAGCCAGCAATCCTGTGAGCAGCAAGAATGACACCATCTACTTCAGCTCACTGTGTAAACTAG CCAAATCCTCTGGAGTAGCTTGGATTGCAACATGGCTAATAGTCATGGTACCCATTGTTCCTGGCCTCCTATGGACCTGA